Proteins encoded in a region of the Inquilinus sp. KBS0705 genome:
- a CDS encoding TolC family protein: MKKHHFFYISNILLFFPVLLFAQTPADTSAAVVTLQQSIDFALKNQPGLKQAYIDEQINERDIRIGLSAWLPQVGSSGQYQHYFQRPAVVAGGTTTGTGTGTTPQNLAIAHNTSSLGVSASQVIYNNDVLLASRASKYSRQYYKQNSQSNRIDLVSEVSKAFYDVLLSQRQLDIIQEDIVRLRRSLKDAYSRYQAGVVDKTDYKQATIALNNSLASYKQTQEAIKSKSAYLKQVMGLNPNRSIVLSYDSARLQNDAVIDTNQALSYTNRIEYRLLETQKNIDNLNVSYYKWSFLPSLSAIGAYNMSYFNDSFSKLYNNNYPTSYAGLSLTLPIFQGGRRLQNLSKARLQVERTDIDLINSRNAINTEYTQALAGYKSNYTNWVLLKENVELAKDVYKVVNLQYREGIKTYLDVIVSQADLRTAELNYYNALFQLLSSKIDLQRALGILPVE, translated from the coding sequence ATGAAAAAACACCATTTCTTTTACATCTCTAATATACTACTATTTTTCCCGGTTTTATTATTTGCCCAAACACCTGCCGATACATCTGCTGCAGTGGTTACACTACAACAAAGTATTGATTTTGCACTAAAGAACCAGCCGGGTTTAAAACAAGCGTATATTGACGAGCAAATAAACGAACGTGATATACGCATAGGCCTTTCGGCGTGGTTGCCGCAGGTAGGTAGCAGCGGCCAGTACCAGCATTACTTTCAAAGGCCCGCTGTAGTTGCGGGTGGTACCACAACAGGTACAGGTACAGGAACTACACCGCAAAACCTTGCTATTGCACATAATACATCAAGCCTGGGCGTATCTGCCAGCCAGGTTATATATAATAACGATGTGCTTTTGGCATCACGTGCCTCAAAATATTCGAGGCAATACTACAAGCAAAACAGCCAAAGCAATAGGATAGATTTGGTATCTGAAGTTAGCAAAGCCTTCTATGACGTTTTACTATCGCAACGCCAGTTAGATATTATACAGGAAGACATTGTAAGGCTGCGCCGCAGTTTAAAGGATGCTTACTCGCGCTACCAGGCAGGGGTTGTGGATAAAACCGACTACAAACAGGCAACTATTGCCCTTAACAATTCCCTGGCATCATACAAACAAACACAGGAAGCTATAAAAAGCAAATCGGCCTATTTGAAACAAGTGATGGGTTTAAACCCAAACAGATCAATTGTTTTGTCGTACGATTCGGCGCGTTTACAAAACGACGCGGTAATTGATACCAACCAGGCCCTTAGCTACACCAACCGTATAGAGTACCGATTGCTGGAAACACAGAAAAATATTGATAATTTAAACGTATCATATTATAAATGGAGCTTTTTGCCTTCGTTATCGGCAATAGGCGCCTACAACATGTCGTACTTTAACGATAGTTTTTCTAAGCTATACAATAATAACTATCCTACCTCTTATGCAGGCCTATCGTTAACCCTTCCTATTTTTCAGGGCGGCAGGCGTTTGCAAAATTTAAGCAAGGCACGTTTGCAGGTTGAACGTACCGACATTGACCTGATAAACAGCCGTAATGCAATTAATACCGAATACACACAGGCTTTGGCCGGTTATAAAAGCAATTATACCAACTGGGTATTGTTAAAGGAAAATGTTGAACTGGCAAAAGATGTTTACAAGGTGGTTAACCTGCAGTACCGCGAAGGTATTAAAACTTACCTGGATGTAATTGTATCGCAAGCCGACTTGCGTACTGCCGAACTTAACTACTATAACGCCCTGTTCCAGTTACTGTCAAGCAAAATTGATTTGCAACGTGCATTAGGCATTTTACCTGTTGAATAA
- a CDS encoding efflux RND transporter periplasmic adaptor subunit, translating into MKYNYIYCIAVMALITTAGCKSKSDKQGAGAALPPTPVYVTEAKKAEALYYDKYQGQVVALNSVELRSQVAGFITGIFFKEGDVVQKHAPLYEIDRRKYVAAYEQAKANVNSAKANLVKAQKDVDRYNMLLKNDAVARQTVDQATAAYATSQGQVAVSEAALASAATDLSYATIRAPFTGRIGISQVKLGAQVTPGTTLLNTISAGNPMGVDVVINEQDIDRFYKLQKNTTDTTFKLQLADGSTYPSNGKVFAIDRGVNNGTGSIKVRIQFANNKDVLKDGMSCVLQVLNDASGERVQIPYKAITEQMGEFFVFISQDTIAEQRKVTLGPRIQSDVVVLSGIKEGEKVITDGFQRLRDKGKITLGPPPAAPAAK; encoded by the coding sequence ATGAAATACAATTATATATACTGCATTGCCGTAATGGCATTAATTACAACCGCCGGCTGCAAAAGCAAGAGCGATAAGCAAGGTGCCGGGGCAGCATTACCACCAACCCCTGTTTATGTTACCGAAGCTAAAAAGGCCGAAGCACTTTATTATGATAAATACCAGGGCCAGGTAGTGGCATTAAATTCTGTTGAACTGCGCAGCCAGGTAGCCGGCTTTATTACTGGTATATTTTTTAAAGAGGGCGATGTAGTACAAAAGCACGCTCCATTATATGAGATAGACCGCCGTAAATATGTAGCCGCCTATGAGCAGGCAAAAGCTAACGTAAACAGTGCCAAGGCAAATTTAGTAAAGGCCCAAAAAGATGTTGACCGTTACAATATGTTGTTAAAGAACGATGCGGTTGCGCGCCAAACTGTAGACCAGGCTACGGCGGCTTATGCCACCAGCCAGGGGCAGGTTGCAGTATCCGAAGCGGCACTTGCATCAGCAGCTACCGATCTTTCGTATGCTACCATAAGGGCACCATTTACAGGCCGCATAGGTATATCGCAGGTTAAGTTGGGTGCACAAGTTACACCGGGTACTACATTGTTAAATACCATATCGGCAGGTAACCCTATGGGGGTTGATGTGGTAATAAACGAGCAGGATATCGATCGTTTTTACAAACTGCAAAAAAACACTACAGATACCACCTTTAAACTACAGTTAGCAGATGGTAGCACTTATCCTTCAAACGGTAAAGTATTCGCTATTGATAGAGGTGTAAACAATGGTACAGGTAGTATTAAGGTAAGGATACAGTTTGCCAACAATAAAGATGTTTTAAAAGATGGCATGAGCTGTGTTTTACAGGTGTTAAACGATGCATCAGGCGAACGGGTGCAGATTCCATATAAAGCCATTACCGAGCAAATGGGCGAGTTTTTTGTGTTTATATCGCAAGATACAATTGCCGAGCAGCGTAAGGTTACTTTAGGCCCGCGTATACAAAGCGATGTTGTTGTATTAAGCGGAATAAAAGAAGGCGAAAAAGTGATAACGGATGGTTTCCAGCGTTTGCGCGATAAAGGAAAGATCACCTTAGGCCCGCCGCCTGCAGCACCGGCCGCTAAATAA